One Carya illinoinensis cultivar Pawnee chromosome 5, C.illinoinensisPawnee_v1, whole genome shotgun sequence genomic window, AGGAGGGAGATGCCGAAGGCAAGAGTACTGGCTAGTGACTAGAGTGACAAGATGGTACTCGTCGTTCGATCTGGAAGGTGCGGTTGAATCCAAACTTTGAGTTGAACTCTGCAATGGTTGACAACATGAGCTCAACAAAAGAGTTGAATGATTGACAACAACGTACATAAacaaatttgaatattaaacaTGTTACAGgttaattaaaaaggatatttgtgattaatttattgtaacgaAAAGATTATTCACAACTAAAAGACTACTAGTGATTCTCCcattctcaaaatatttcaacaaacGGGTACAAGGGAGTGTAGACATCATTGATTAAACATGTTTCCTGTGAGTAACACGATCCAAATCCTTAATTTTGAGGAAACGAGCTAGGGCGGAGCATGTATGGAGTTTGTCGATCGGGACTCATGAATGAGAATACCATGCACCTCATGCCCGGCCTTCGCGTTTTTCTTCCCAcctctttataataatttggCAATTGGAAATTAAAGGTTAaagcataaataataataaagatagATAATTGATCTACAAGTCGTGTTAATAATCATGTTGTCCCCCGATCAATAAGTCTTACGTTGTTTTTCGTGATAAACAAGGAAATGTAGCATGAGATGCATCTGCAAGTGTTAATTTCAATTCCAAATTCCATCCGCACCATGTGATAttgattataatatttaattatacttCAAATTGATTTGCTTGGGCTTTGaaattgattaattttcatACGCCCTACGCTTCGACATGGTTGCGTGATCAACAAACGCCTTACTCGGAATATACCTGTTCTGGCCGTAAATGCGGTGGTTTCAACGAatcattattgttattgaattaaGGAGGGGGATAAAGCAACAAAATATCTTCGCTGACATATGCCCAAGATATTATCTTTCTGCTGATGTGGCACCCTTCTGAGTCTTCTGACACGTGTAAAAGCGACGCCATGTGGAGCCTTTACTGGCCCCAACCGAACAACGACAACAAAACaccgcctctctctctctctctctcacatattCTTCAAGACCTCGCTGAGGGGAGGGTTTCTCTGCTGATTTACCGTTAAATCTTAAGATTTCCAATtgttcttttctcattttttttcggTGCAAGAGGAATGGGAGACAATCTCCGTCCTAATATTCTGTCGCCGTCACCGGATCCTGAGGCAACGGTGGGTTGCGGGTTGGCTCGGACGAACTCTGACTCATCTGCCATCACGGCTGACGCTTGCAAAGAGTCTTCACGTCTTTGTAAAAATGCAAGACTGGTAATCTCTAATtttcttcaataattttttttgcttagtggatgaattaaaaacttgtttataaaattttgaatctgatgtttttgttttatattctttaatagcATCCAAGAGCTTGAGAGCGGcgttattaatttgttttattggtTTAAATTGCATGTTCTATGTTTTTGCTAATCTGTAAATTTCCCTGCATTTTTAGCGATCCTTCTTTATCTTTTGGAATGTATAATTGTGTTgctgaaaaaataaagaattatataTTAGATTGCTGGTTAATTCCCCCACGCTTCCCTCTTGGGTTGTTCTCGGCATATAGAGGAAACTAATTCCAAATTTGTTAGTTGAGCGTGTATTTCCGCGGGGGCGGGGGGGTGGGGGGAGCAGGAATGACTGCACTTCTATTTTATGtaagtatttattttttgatcggtaaacgACAGAGAACGGACAAGTATTTTATTGTACCTATTCACTTCAGCTTCATTTGTTATATGTTCTGTATCATGTTCTTATGGAGTGATGATACTTTCTAGGGTCTTTGACCGATAATCATTTCGTATACACTATTCCTTTTGTGGTGTCAGGAGTGGTAGTTACAACTTCTACACTTTTCTTTAAGAGAATTTTCACTTTAGATTAACACAGAGCGTGACATGATTTTGGAGGAATTTCCAATGGAGCCAGGACGACTGGatggtaaaaaaaaatgttttaaatcaGGCATTGACTTATATAGCACAGTAGACAGAGCCTAAGAACGTCAAACCCCATGTTCCCTGTGCACAAGCTCGTAATATGATTAGATAGATGAACAGGTGGTTAACTTCAATGTTTTAAAACAcgctatgaatttattagaaGATATATTAGGTGCTTGTATTGCCTGTCAATCTATGaagatttttaatttgtatgCTGTTTGCAATATTCAGACTACTGAATTACCTGATTGTTCAAGATTGGAGTTTCTAGTTCTTGGCAGAGCACAATAAAAACTCTAATTTGCCTCTTGAAGAAAAGTTTAATCTGAGATCTCAACACATAGTGGACATTTGCATCAATGGAGGTACAACTACAGAAAGTTGGTAATGAGACTGTAATCCTCACAAGGTTACAACAGTACTTGCAAATCATCTTTATGGGCGGTGAGACTTAAATATCTGTGGGTTGTGAATGCCCAGTACTCATAATGCAAGTAGAGGTGTGAACTTGGAAAGACTGGCTTTGGCTGTTTACTTTGCTGGATATGATAAACCTTAAATTTAAGGAAAAACATAAAAGCATAAACATTTTAGTATAATCTTTCAGCAATGAGTTGGATATTTAGTTAtcctgttattttatttatttttcctttccttttagaATTTTCCCCCCCAAGCTATGTTAACACTTGACTCTTCCATCATTGGTCGAAAGATACGTTTACTCATATACTCATACTGGTGCTTTTATGGTTGGGGCCATTGACACAGTGGACAGATGAGAAGCACAGTATGTATCTTGATTCTTTAGAGGCATCGTTTGTTACCGAGCTGCAGCGTTCTATGCATATGCGTGCTAGGTGCTTAGAAGATAAGACATTGGGGCCATATCCATCTGAAGAACCTCAAGCCAAAACTTGCAACTCTTCTGACCTGGTTAGGAAATAACTGATttgattatttaataaattcggCATGTCTGTGTTGTCTTGTTCAAGCTCCTGCTGtggttttcttattttctttcctgATTTTCAGTTTGTGGTTCTACGAGATGGCTGCTGGCAGAAGATCAACTATAAAAGCAACGATTCTTTCTTGGACAGCACTGCTGATTCTCATGTTGTTCTAGATAGTCCATGGATATGCCATTTTACATCTGCAAGCAAGCGGCGTTGTGTAAGATCTGCAGGCACCCATGAACATGGCGTTCCTTGTGATGAAGAAATTCACTTAAAAGGGAATGTGCCCTCTGGATCATCAAGAGGTTTGGAGCAGCACTCTCTATGTCACCAACGCCAGCAAGATTTGATTGGCAACACTACAGGTAATTTTGATTATGTGTTTGCTTTTCCTGCATTGCCCATCCTAGCCTGTTTACTATAGTTTTCATATGGTATGATGATTTCTTTTAGCATATTAGTATGCTGTTCTATGTGCAAGTTGTGGATGTTCGATTTCTTATTTGTCTTATGGAGTCTTCGGTGTATATTTATGTGAAGGTGTACTATTATGATTAATATTACACAAGTGTACCTGTATGATTTTGACTAATCATTTGGAATTATATCTTGGATTCAAGCCCTTGTTCCACATAATTGTGTCACAGTGCAGATGAGTTAAGCCCGCAAAAGGTTAGAAAATATACATTTCTTCTGAGCGTCTTCTTAGTGTGATTCAAAAATTCTACATACCTTTTTCTTCAGAGCCAGGTGAGGCAAAATAAGCCACTACGAAATTCCAAATTAATTGGTCACAGTAAATATTGATTGCTTTGCTTtgcttaaaaaatataatttataaaaatatcgaGTTTAATATATGAAATCTTTCTATTGTATTAAGTTAAGGTGGTCACTTatgtcattaaataaaattaagactTTTGACACCTTTAAAGTGTCAAAATCTTATCTGGGAAGTTACCCTTTAGTTTGCATATTCGGATAATTGGGAAATTAGGACTTTTGATACCCTCTTGTTGCTAGTTGTTTGGTGTAATAGATTAATGCCTCGTGATATTTATTCTGTCTTAGACTTGTTTGGATTCTTTTCAGAGGTTTCAGATCAGAACTTTTCAGATGAAGACCAAGGAGAGAAGTCAGGCTGTGCATCTGTGACGAAAATGTCGATGACAACTACAGCTGATGAGTCAAGCAATGTtcaagtaataatatatatatatatatatatttactgcCATTTGGATTGCCTAGCACGCTTAAGTTTGAGATCATGTAATTGTTGGGGAGTCATTATTTGGTGACTAACTTTTGTCCCCACGTTAATTGCCCTTTTTCAGATTGTGCTGTTTGGAAAATTTCATACGAAAGATGCTTCAGCTGTTAATAATGCTTCCTCGGAGAAGAAACAAGGACATTGTGAGCTGCTGTCAGGGCACCCTGAAAGCCGTGTCTGCCCAAAATCTGATCTGCATAATTTTCTAAAAGGGAGCTGAGTTTGTGACTTGGAATTGTAAGTTTGACAGATAACCATCGGCAGTGATACATCGAAACAAATTTGGTAAGCACTGCGGAAGCTTATGAGCAACAAACT contains:
- the LOC122308783 gene encoding cold-regulated protein 27-like isoform X2, producing MGDNLRPNILSPSPDPEATVGCGLARTNSDSSAITADACKESSRLCKNARLWTDEKHSMYLDSLEASFVTELQRSMHMRARCLEDKTLGPYPSEEPQAKTCNSSDLFVVLRDGCWQKINYKSNDSFLDSTADSHVVLDSPWICHFTSASKRRCVRSAGTHEHGVPCDEEIHLKGNVPSGSSRGLEQHSLCHQRQQDLIGNTTEVSDQNFSDEDQGEKSGCASVTKMSMTTTADESSNVQIVLFGKFHTKDASAVNNASSEKKQGHCELLSGHPESRVCPKSDLHNFLKGS
- the LOC122308783 gene encoding cold-regulated protein 27-like isoform X1, whose product is MGDNLRPNILSPSPDPEATVGCGLARTNSDSSAITADACKESSRLCKNARLWTDEKHSMYLDSLEASFVTELQRSMHMRARCLEDKTLGPYPSEEPQAKTCNSSDLFVVLRDGCWQKINYKSNDSFLDSTADSHVVLDSPWICHFTSASKRRCVRSAGTHEHGVPCDEEIHLKGNVPSGSSRGLEQHSLCHQRQQDLIGNTTDLFGFFSEVSDQNFSDEDQGEKSGCASVTKMSMTTTADESSNVQIVLFGKFHTKDASAVNNASSEKKQGHCELLSGHPESRVCPKSDLHNFLKGS
- the LOC122308783 gene encoding cold-regulated protein 27-like isoform X3, whose protein sequence is MEWTDEKHSMYLDSLEASFVTELQRSMHMRARCLEDKTLGPYPSEEPQAKTCNSSDLFVVLRDGCWQKINYKSNDSFLDSTADSHVVLDSPWICHFTSASKRRCVRSAGTHEHGVPCDEEIHLKGNVPSGSSRGLEQHSLCHQRQQDLIGNTTDLFGFFSEVSDQNFSDEDQGEKSGCASVTKMSMTTTADESSNVQIVLFGKFHTKDASAVNNASSEKKQGHCELLSGHPESRVCPKSDLHNFLKGS